The genomic segment TCGTTAGACTATTCCTCGTCATCCTCGAGCCACACATATAGCTCGCCGAGCGTGTCGCCCGGAATTACGAATTTTTCTGCGGTGAGAGCGGCCTCAACGGCCGTGTCGAGACGCGGATCGACGCGACGGGTGGACGATAACCGACCTCGAGTATGCGAACTGTCACGAGTTGATCGACCCGGCCGTCTATACGCACGTAGTCTTCAGTATTTTCGGATTCCAAGATATAGATCTTTCAAGGACGCGGCAGGCGACGGGACACTGTTTTTAGTTTGCGACCTATTCCTTCTCGTCTGTTCCTGCTGGTCGGTAGGTGAGGGAGACAACGCCTGTACTAAATGTCCTGGAATCTACCAGATCAAGGTCCAGATGATCACTTCTGTCCCCGAAGAGGTGCTTACCACTCCCGAGGAGCAAGGGATGAACTAAAACCATTAGTTCGTCAAGGACCCCATCATGCAACAACGACCGGACGAGAGCACCACTACCGATGATTGTTAAATCTAGATCTGATTCTTGCTTTAACTCAGTGATTTCTTTCGTAATATTCTCGTCAATGAGGGTTGAGTTATTCCACTCAAGCGGTTCTTCCAGGATTGTTGAAACGACGAACTTTGAGATGTTATTAATATAGTTCGCCATTGGATCGCTTTCTAGTTGATTGGGCCAGTGGGAGGAGAGTTCCTCGTACGTTATTCGTCCCAGTAATAACGCACCTGAGTCAGTCATCTCCGATGCGCTTGCCTCCGCGATTTCATCGTTGTGAAAGACGTACGCCCATTCTTCGGGCTTTTCCATGACGCCGTCCAGCGATATCAACTCCCAGGCAGTAACTTTTCCCATGGTCCTACGAGGAGGCGAGATATCTTTACAATTCTTTTGGGATATTGATCGTACCCTGTTTTCTACGACACAATACGTTCTTCAAATCTCATTTTTTAT from the Natronococcus sp. AD-5 genome contains:
- a CDS encoding dihydrofolate reductase family protein, which codes for MGKVTAWELISLDGVMEKPEEWAYVFHNDEIAEASASEMTDSGALLLGRITYEELSSHWPNQLESDPMANYINNISKFVVSTILEEPLEWNNSTLIDENITKEITELKQESDLDLTIIGSGALVRSLLHDGVLDELMVLVHPLLLGSGKHLFGDRSDHLDLDLVDSRTFSTGVVSLTYRPAGTDEKE